Within Topomyia yanbarensis strain Yona2022 chromosome 2, ASM3024719v1, whole genome shotgun sequence, the genomic segment CATAAAAGAGGGTACAATATAATTCTATTGAGATTAGAGAAGTCAAGTAGAGCTATTCTTATTAGTAActaaatttgacatttttagtaAGAGATTATTGAAGCAACCAATTATATTAAACTAAgagaaacaatttttcaaccaTCTTGAAACTAGGAATACCGTTCGATATACTAGAGgtagttattaaattttattaacaTTAAGGGGGTTATTTGGAGATATTTTTATAAGCAGTAATACCGTTGGGCGTTTTAACGAGATGATTGAATTTAGCAATCACGGGCCCTTAAACTGTACACCCAGgtgctgacgaagcctcattgtctcatcatggatgctGAGACTTACGTTAAGGCGGGCTTCCGGCAGTTTCCGGGGCTACTGTGCTTCACCGTCctgcacaagtttgatgtttcggaggaagtaaggaagcagaaactttcaaagtatgCTAAGCGTTTGACAAGCGATCTACTTACGTGGCACACGGAGTTCTCCGTTCATGACTACAGgaactgtaaacggggagatctacctcaaggtCTTTCTACAGAAGcatctgcttcctctgttgaagcgACACTTGGGCCTACCGATCTGCCGGCCGGATCTAtcttcgtgccactattcaaatgttgtcctggactGGTACGAGgccaacggggtcactttcgtacccaaggacgCGAACAACGCCCCCCCTCTCCCCCCCCCAAAGCACCggaactaaggcccatcgaaaTATACTGGACAATTATGCAGCATTCagtcagaatatattggctcaaatggcacgttccccgtacatagtcggggatttgtgcctgcAGTACGGACACATCCCAACGAGATCAAATGTGAGGAAGAGATGAACACAAAGTGGGATGTCGTCAATATCACCATGCAAAGTTAaacaagttcaacaagcgtcttttggcagagtctggcagattcttcaacatgTTCAATTTCATACTGTCTGACTCTGGGGCTTTAtttttacatgataagagagctagtgagaattccaccatcgaaaaagatgTTTCGTCCGCGCTATCGTGACATCACTCGGCACGGTCCGGACAAGCCTCatagcgaaatcgaatatccaacggtttgaatgtTCCGcgctcgttagtactgttttggTTTCGCATACGCAGGGTCGTGCCTCAAAAAGAGcgcatcgatgtttctctcgctTATCCGTCATCGaatcggcgccagtaactacgtttcttggttttcatcaaactcttcattcacgtttctaacgtcgcgtactgtcgatagctagcgagtGGCCTTATGGTGGCATTTCTATGGTGGCTAGGTGGCCTTTGCTATATATacgtttgagcactttttgtcccaccacggccggtctttgcctttaattctagtTTAGCAAGCGACAACCTCAATAACTgctgtcgaggggaggtcgattcgatttAAAGAATAACACTTTTCGATCGCCCAAAGTAAACTTCTCAATCCAAGAAAATAATATTGAAGTCGTGCAAGTTAATATCtatttccactgtagaacagtgatcaaatccgtgaccttgTGCGATGAAATAGCCACCGAAGGATAGAATCACTGAAAGGAAGGGCCATTTTGTAGTCAACTGCGTTAAGAATGCTTGTACTGTGGGGAGAAAGATTATCAGGATGCTCTTaagagggtcagaaatattcAAAGATGTAAAAATACTGTCCATAATAGCAGAGAATTTTATTAAGTCAGCACTGGTTTCTTTCTCTGAGATATGGGTGCACTTGGATGTAATgttgatttttcaatttttttttattaaaatgtgtTTTAATTTTGTACTGTGaacacattcgttcgaaaaagcgaTTGGCCGTAttgcagaataaggctgatgATCCAAAAAATAGCTTTTAATCAATTTGCTTTATTCATACAAAAAGTATCCATTCAGTTGCTAAAAGTATGCTAATTCGACATCTTAATTGTAGTTTATCACAATTTTTCCACGCAAATGTTTTGCTTCAACACGTGCGTATGCTTCTAGCGTTTGTTCAAACGAAAATATCTTCTCAATAATAGGTAACAGTTTTCCGGTTTCTACAAGTTTTTGTAGATATGCAACACCCTGTGGTGCCGGTACGAAATAACCCCACTTTACAAGTCCCTTCTGCGCGTTGGCCGCAGCAACATTGTTACGAACGATACTCATTGCATTTTGGTACATCCCGGTGGCGAAACCATTATCGTCAATATTTTTAAGTACAGGTGAGTTAAAGGTGATGTATTGCTCAAATTTCCAAGGAATCTCTGTGGCATATTCTGTTCCCTTTCCTGCGCAATCCAGAATTATGTCAAATctaaaaaacaataaattttatttctacGGTGCTTATGTTTAATTTATGTTATCGAAATCACCTGCCCGCGTTCGCCAAATTTTGCACGTGTTCTGGATCGTTATAATCAAACACGTAAGGTACACCCAAATTTTGAACAGATTCAACGGCATCTGACGAGCACGTGGCATACACCTCCACTCCTTCAGCCAACAGCATTTGAACGGCTAGTGTCCCTACGCCTCCTGCAGATCCTAATACAAGTACCTTTTTACCACGACCGCCTCCCACGGGAGAAATTGCTCCCAGTACACCGCCCAAATGACCAGAGATGTAAAGTCCGGACCATGCCGTCAGTCCTGCATATAGTACGGCACTTGCATCGATTTTGC encodes:
- the LOC131679212 gene encoding reticulon-4-interacting protein 1 homolog, mitochondrial; translation: MYSKSHFRLVALQLFSYRSLSTVSGVPSCNRKIRPISKMCGWQIHSYGSLDEVGFSSSLKMPTLTSPNQLLVKITASSVNPIDVAMIKGYGASVLNAMRCNHIEFPITVGRDFCGEIVQKGLGVSSRDLDIGDEVWGVVPVHQQGCHAEYVVVDRYCLSKKPENLSKIDASAVLYAGLTAWSGLYISGHLGGVLGAISPVGGGRGKKVLVLGSAGGVGTLAVQMLLAEGVEVYATCSSDAVESVQNLGVPYVFDYNDPEHVQNLANAGRFDIILDCAGKGTEYATEIPWKFEQYITFNSPVLKNIDDNGFATGMYQNAMSIVRNNVAAANAQKGLVKWGYFVPAPQGVAYLQKLVETGKLLPIIEKIFSFEQTLEAYARVEAKHLRGKIVINYN